A window from Theobroma cacao cultivar B97-61/B2 chromosome 3, Criollo_cocoa_genome_V2, whole genome shotgun sequence encodes these proteins:
- the LOC108661163 gene encoding uncharacterized mitochondrial protein AtMg00860-like, giving the protein MSPPKLVELKKRLGELFDVGFIQPPKSLYGALVLFQRKHDGTLCSCIDYRALNKLVIKNKYPIPLIIGLFDQLGGPKWFTKLDLQSGYYQMLEEHVQHIRLVMEKLREHELYNKKEKCSFGMQEIPFLGHIIGGGNIRMDLNKVKSILEWEPPTKVTKLRSFLGLANYYKRFVKGYSAITTPLTDMLKKGMTRKWSTRSPQAFDTLKQAMCTVQILALPDHTKSY; this is encoded by the exons ATGTCACCACCCAAGCTTGTCGAACTCAAGAAGCGGCTAGGCGAACTCTTCGATGTAGGGTTCATTCAGCCACCTAAGTCACTGTATGGTGCCCTAGTTCTATTCCAGCGAAAACACGATGGAACTTTATGTTCATGCATCGATTATCGAGCATTGAACAAGCTCGTAAtcaagaacaagtatccgaTCCCACTCATTATTGGCTTGTTCGATCAATTAGGTGGACCCAAATGGTTCACCAAGCTGGATCTACAATCTGGATATTACCAG ATGCTGGAAGAGCATGTGCAACATATTAGACTTGTAATGGAAAAGCTAAGGGAGCATGAGCTTtataacaaaaaggaaaagtgtTCCTTTGGTATGCAAGAAATCCCTTTCTTGGGACACATCATTGGAGGTGGAAACATACGAATGGATCTGAACAAAGTCAAGTCTATCCTAGAATGGGAACCACCCACGAAGGTAACGAAATTGAGATCATTCCTAGGTCTTGCAAACTACTACAAGAGATTTGTTAAGGGTTACTCTGCAATCACCACACCACTTACCGACATGCTAAAAAAAGGGATGACTCGGAAATGGAGTACACGAAGTCCGCAAGCCTTCGATACCCTAAAGCAGGCAATGTGTACAGTACAGATCTTAGCCTTGCCAGACCACACCAAATCATATTAA